One window of Halopelagius longus genomic DNA carries:
- a CDS encoding DUF4129 domain-containing protein: MKRSAGRTLALALLALVALGVAAATIDTAVTGGAGGGVGPSGATGAGPTTVDDVGPAEEGGSGGGLFGPVCIPFLTRPLVMVGLLVLFAGVVAATYRKTRSVLPPLAVFVSFGVPGYVLWAFLTVCSVEGSTSAGVVPGAGLPNVSAPIGGGGASGSGGGALTAPSAVFGLVLALALVGAVALLVLSTGDDEASDAAVDEDAEEPDVDVGDIGRAAGAAADRIERDADVENEVYRAWGEMTDLLDISNPKASTPGEFADAAVAAGMARDDVTELTRLFEDVRYGGEAPTEEREARAIEALRRIESTYAGAGEET; the protein is encoded by the coding sequence GTGAAGCGATCGGCCGGTCGGACGCTCGCCCTCGCCCTCCTCGCACTCGTCGCCCTCGGCGTCGCTGCGGCCACCATCGATACGGCCGTGACCGGCGGGGCCGGCGGCGGGGTCGGGCCGTCGGGCGCGACGGGTGCCGGCCCGACGACGGTGGACGACGTCGGCCCCGCGGAGGAAGGGGGGTCGGGCGGCGGACTCTTCGGCCCGGTCTGCATCCCGTTTCTCACCCGTCCGCTGGTGATGGTCGGTCTCCTCGTCCTGTTCGCGGGAGTCGTCGCCGCGACGTACAGGAAGACGCGGTCGGTGTTACCTCCCCTCGCCGTCTTCGTCTCGTTCGGCGTTCCGGGGTACGTGCTGTGGGCGTTTCTGACGGTCTGTTCCGTCGAGGGCTCTACATCCGCCGGCGTCGTGCCGGGGGCCGGACTCCCGAACGTCTCTGCGCCTATCGGAGGCGGCGGAGCGTCGGGTTCGGGTGGCGGCGCACTGACGGCCCCGAGCGCCGTCTTCGGTCTCGTCCTCGCTCTCGCACTCGTCGGAGCGGTCGCCCTCCTCGTCCTCTCGACGGGCGACGACGAGGCGTCCGACGCCGCCGTCGACGAGGACGCGGAGGAACCGGACGTCGACGTCGGCGACATCGGTCGGGCGGCGGGCGCGGCGGCCGACAGAATCGAACGCGACGCCGACGTCGAAAACGAGGTGTACCGCGCGTGGGGCGAGATGACCGACCTCCTCGACATCTCGAACCCGAAGGCGAGCACGCCCGGCGAGTTCGCCGACGCGGCGGTGGCCGCCGGGATGGCGCGCGACGACGTGACCGAACTCACTCGCCTGTTCGAGGACGTGCGCTACGGCGGCGAAGCGCCGACGGAGGAAAGAGAGGCGCGAGCGATCGAGGCGCTCCGCCGAATCGAATCGACGTACGCCGGCGCGGGGGAGGAGACGTGA
- a CDS encoding helix-turn-helix transcriptional regulator — MSSIERESFVEFVTSSATRESVLCRVADAPATTQTLCGELDGSESGIYAATSQLEKKGLLRREGEEWSLTGLGLIVREVVTDRRKLDALLSSNSDYWRTHDVTALPKAFRSRLQALLGSDVVQVSDADPAGIVRLIRERLVESKRVAVAAPVHFPNLGQTLREVCAEYPGRLLITEAVVEEIRRHDGGEVPVPENLSIRVADVKFALAVTDDMSFLSLPTLDGEYDARTEIVADEDQSTEWALDLFEWSWRRATPIEEYPVPTRRI; from the coding sequence ATGAGCAGTATAGAGCGTGAATCGTTCGTCGAATTCGTCACGAGTTCCGCAACCCGGGAGTCCGTCCTCTGTCGCGTGGCGGACGCGCCCGCGACGACGCAGACTCTCTGTGGCGAACTCGACGGAAGCGAGTCCGGCATCTACGCGGCCACCAGTCAACTCGAAAAGAAGGGTCTGCTCCGTCGCGAAGGCGAGGAGTGGTCGCTGACGGGACTGGGCCTCATCGTCCGAGAAGTCGTGACGGACCGCCGCAAACTCGACGCTCTCCTCTCTTCGAACAGCGATTACTGGCGGACGCACGACGTGACGGCCCTGCCGAAGGCGTTCCGGTCGCGACTGCAGGCGCTTCTGGGGTCGGACGTGGTTCAGGTGTCGGACGCCGACCCGGCGGGCATCGTCCGACTCATCCGCGAACGACTCGTCGAGTCGAAACGAGTCGCCGTCGCCGCGCCGGTGCACTTCCCGAACCTCGGACAGACGCTCAGAGAGGTGTGCGCGGAGTATCCCGGTCGCCTGCTGATCACGGAGGCCGTCGTCGAGGAGATTCGACGCCACGACGGCGGCGAGGTGCCGGTACCGGAGAACCTCTCGATTCGCGTCGCCGACGTGAAGTTCGCCCTCGCGGTGACCGACGACATGTCGTTCCTCTCGCTTCCCACCCTCGACGGCGAGTACGACGCCCGGACCGAAATCGTCGCCGACGAGGACCAGTCGACCGAGTGGGCACTCGACCTGTTCGAGTGGTCGTGGCGACGGGCGACGCCCATCGAGGAGTACCCGGTTCCGACGCGCCGCATCTGA
- a CDS encoding DUF7519 family protein — protein sequence MVGVSEITRSPPVLGSSLALVAATVALLSATLASQSAIAPAAAGVLLLGVGLYRASRRLVTLGSAALFVSVLLAGVRGAPPEPLLLAALGTVLAWDTADNALGVGEQLGRETDTSRLVVVHAATTLLVGVFGAAVCYAVYLAAGGGQPVSAVVLLLLGTVALVSALRGSGESGRTVRRGR from the coding sequence GTGGTCGGCGTGAGCGAGATAACCCGGTCGCCGCCCGTCCTCGGGTCGTCGCTCGCTCTCGTCGCGGCGACGGTTGCGCTCCTCTCGGCGACGCTCGCGTCCCAGAGCGCGATTGCGCCGGCGGCGGCGGGGGTTCTCCTCCTCGGCGTCGGCCTCTACCGCGCCTCGCGCCGCCTCGTCACGCTCGGTTCGGCGGCCCTGTTCGTGAGCGTCCTTCTCGCGGGCGTGCGAGGCGCCCCCCCGGAGCCCCTGCTTTTGGCGGCGCTCGGAACCGTCCTCGCGTGGGACACCGCCGACAACGCCCTCGGCGTCGGCGAGCAACTCGGGCGCGAAACCGACACCTCGCGCCTCGTCGTCGTCCACGCGGCGACGACGCTCCTCGTCGGCGTCTTCGGGGCCGCCGTCTGTTACGCAGTCTACCTCGCTGCGGGCGGCGGTCAACCCGTCTCCGCGGTGGTCCTGTTGCTCCTCGGGACGGTTGCGCTCGTCTCCGCACTCCGCGGAAGCGGCGAGTCCGGCCGGACGGTCAGGCGCGGGCGCTAG
- a CDS encoding DUF192 domain-containing protein, with the protein MQVEHLRDGNRRTLATDVEVADSFLTKARGLMFRRDVPDDYALVFPFDDTDRRSLHMVFVPFPIDALWLCGGEVKKKKRLSAWTGIGFGVADTIVELPAGAADDVDVGDTVRIE; encoded by the coding sequence GTGCAGGTCGAACACCTCCGCGACGGGAACAGACGAACGCTGGCCACGGACGTCGAAGTGGCCGACTCCTTCCTCACGAAAGCCCGCGGGCTGATGTTCCGCCGGGACGTGCCCGACGACTACGCCTTGGTCTTCCCCTTCGACGACACCGACAGGCGAAGCCTCCACATGGTGTTCGTCCCGTTCCCCATCGACGCCCTCTGGCTCTGCGGGGGCGAGGTCAAGAAGAAGAAGCGACTCTCGGCGTGGACGGGCATCGGGTTCGGCGTCGCCGACACCATCGTCGAACTCCCCGCGGGGGCGGCCGACGACGTGGACGTGGGCGATACGGTTCGCATCGAGTGA
- a CDS encoding DUF7344 domain-containing protein, protein MSDQHENPPSEDVLDGYLAVLVDESRRTVVKILAEEDRPIPLSLLAGWLTSGRRNASLDALPEHDRRQIEMRLHHTHLPKLESVGAVRYCPESGRITPGENIESVRALVEA, encoded by the coding sequence GTGTCAGACCAACACGAAAACCCTCCATCCGAAGACGTTCTCGACGGCTATCTCGCGGTTCTCGTCGACGAGAGTCGCCGCACCGTCGTGAAAATCCTCGCCGAAGAGGACCGTCCGATTCCGCTCTCGTTGCTCGCCGGGTGGCTGACGTCCGGACGGCGGAACGCTTCGCTCGATGCGCTACCCGAACACGACCGCCGACAGATAGAGATGAGGCTCCACCACACTCACCTCCCGAAACTGGAGTCGGTGGGCGCCGTCCGCTACTGCCCCGAGTCCGGGCGGATAACGCCGGGAGAGAATATCGAGTCGGTTCGCGCCCTCGTAGAGGCGTAG
- a CDS encoding AAA family ATPase — protein sequence MDIPDASEACDEVLREVSRAVVADSAFLERILLGVLARGHVLIEDVPGTGKTLTARSVATALGLSFSRVQFTPDLLPSDVTGTNIYDESNGTFEFSKGPIFANVVLADEINRAPPKTQAALLEAMEEGQVTVDGETHALPSPFFVIATQNPVESEGTFPLPEAQVDRFVVKTDVGYPGAEGEVELLRRRLGREARSPEVGSVLRGDDVAELRRAPEAVRVDDDVLRYVADVARATRSDRRVEVGVSPRGTQRLLETARAHAVLAGREYVTPDDVKGVSPSVLAHRLVLTPDAQVNDVRKADIVADVLERVEVPTIE from the coding sequence ATGGACATCCCCGACGCGAGCGAAGCGTGCGACGAGGTGCTCCGCGAGGTGTCGCGGGCCGTCGTCGCCGACAGCGCGTTCCTCGAACGAATCCTCCTCGGCGTCCTCGCGCGCGGCCACGTCCTGATAGAGGACGTGCCGGGGACGGGCAAGACGCTCACCGCCCGGAGCGTCGCCACCGCCCTCGGCCTCTCCTTCTCGCGCGTGCAGTTCACGCCGGACCTCCTCCCCTCGGACGTGACCGGAACCAACATCTACGACGAATCGAACGGGACGTTCGAGTTCTCGAAGGGCCCCATCTTCGCGAACGTCGTCCTCGCCGACGAGATAAACCGCGCGCCGCCGAAGACGCAGGCCGCCTTGCTGGAAGCGATGGAGGAGGGACAGGTGACGGTGGACGGCGAGACGCACGCTCTTCCGAGTCCGTTCTTCGTCATCGCCACGCAGAACCCCGTCGAGAGCGAGGGGACCTTCCCCCTCCCGGAGGCGCAGGTGGACCGCTTCGTCGTCAAGACGGACGTCGGCTACCCCGGCGCGGAGGGCGAAGTCGAACTCCTCCGCCGGCGACTCGGACGCGAGGCGCGGAGCCCCGAGGTGGGGTCCGTCCTCCGCGGCGACGACGTGGCGGAACTCCGCCGCGCGCCCGAGGCGGTTCGCGTGGACGACGACGTGCTCCGGTACGTCGCGGACGTCGCGCGGGCGACTCGCTCGGACCGGCGAGTCGAAGTGGGCGTCTCCCCGCGCGGGACGCAGCGACTGCTCGAAACCGCCCGCGCCCACGCCGTCCTCGCGGGGCGGGAGTACGTCACCCCCGACGACGTGAAAGGCGTCTCCCCCTCCGTGCTGGCGCACCGACTCGTTCTCACCCCGGACGCGCAGGTGAACGACGTGCGGAAGGCCGACATCGTCGCGGACGTTCTCGAACGCGTCGAAGTGCCGACTATCGAGTGA
- a CDS encoding DUF58 domain-containing protein, which produces MSAFETNRWTGIEGATLLAGAVGVVAQQPSLLLVAGLGVAYTAYAWFGVAPPPTLELTRELSDDAPDAGDRVTVTVTVRNAGDSTLSDLRLVDEVPPALEVVEGSARLGTALRPGASATFSYEVEAVRGEHEWGPLTAVVRSPSGEEERTAEFEAETATVLGCAPSLDATADLPLRGLTTQYTGRVATDVSGVGLEFFATREYRHGDPLNRIDWKRRAKTGELGTVEFREERAATVVLLVDARTEAYVAPAEGDRNAVERSVDAATQAFTSLLDSGDRVGVAALSPHECWLPPGTGADHRARARELFGSHPALAPTPSEEAYFVAVSIRRLRRRLPTDAQVLFFSPLADDVATLTARRIDAYGHLVTVVSPDPTADDSPGRRLARIERENRIDALRRSGIRVLDWGEEPLATELARAARRWSA; this is translated from the coding sequence ATGAGCGCCTTCGAGACGAACCGGTGGACCGGAATCGAGGGGGCGACGCTTCTGGCCGGCGCCGTCGGCGTCGTCGCCCAGCAACCGTCGCTGCTTCTGGTCGCCGGTCTCGGCGTCGCCTACACCGCCTACGCGTGGTTCGGCGTCGCGCCGCCGCCGACGCTCGAACTGACGCGCGAACTGAGCGACGACGCCCCCGACGCCGGGGACCGGGTGACGGTGACCGTCACCGTGAGGAACGCCGGAGACTCGACGCTCTCGGACCTCCGCCTCGTGGACGAGGTGCCGCCCGCCTTGGAAGTCGTCGAGGGGTCGGCGCGCCTCGGCACCGCCCTCCGACCCGGTGCGTCGGCGACGTTCTCCTACGAGGTGGAGGCGGTCCGCGGCGAACACGAGTGGGGGCCGCTGACGGCCGTCGTCCGCAGTCCGAGCGGCGAGGAAGAGCGCACGGCGGAGTTCGAAGCCGAGACGGCGACGGTTCTCGGCTGTGCGCCCTCGTTGGACGCGACGGCGGACCTGCCGCTTCGCGGCCTCACGACGCAGTACACCGGCCGCGTCGCGACGGACGTTTCGGGGGTCGGACTGGAGTTCTTCGCGACCCGCGAGTACCGCCACGGCGACCCGCTGAACCGCATCGACTGGAAGCGCCGGGCGAAGACGGGCGAACTCGGCACCGTCGAGTTCAGGGAGGAACGCGCCGCGACGGTGGTGCTCCTCGTGGACGCCCGCACGGAGGCGTACGTCGCGCCCGCCGAGGGCGACCGGAACGCCGTCGAACGGAGCGTCGACGCCGCGACGCAGGCGTTCACGTCGCTCCTCGATAGCGGTGACCGGGTCGGCGTCGCCGCCCTCTCGCCGCACGAGTGTTGGCTCCCGCCCGGCACCGGCGCGGACCACCGCGCCCGCGCCCGCGAACTGTTCGGGTCGCACCCGGCACTCGCGCCGACGCCCTCCGAGGAGGCGTACTTCGTGGCCGTCTCCATCCGTCGCCTCCGCCGCCGCCTCCCGACGGACGCGCAGGTGCTCTTTTTCTCCCCGTTGGCCGACGACGTGGCGACGCTCACCGCCCGGCGCATCGACGCCTACGGCCACCTCGTGACAGTCGTCAGCCCGGACCCGACGGCGGACGACTCGCCCGGCCGCCGCCTCGCCCGCATCGAACGCGAGAACCGAATCGACGCGCTCAGGCGGTCCGGAATCCGCGTCCTCGACTGGGGGGAGGAACCCCTCGCGACCGAACTCGCCCGCGCCGCCCGGCGGTGGTCGGCGTGA
- a CDS encoding potassium channel family protein, with protein MSSKCSFSVKDENTQYECSRPVCEKSEDRCIFHLDDETLEEIDQKEVFEEFKREVETESNLDFRGINIPYIDFSMVKIPSEYSTWFDFDHATIGTLDLSNCDITIPLSILSAEIDKMDLSGARVTSIIECTDSTIGTVDLQHLISDSAISFNDCDIEGDVKCGSSNHHIFNIMRSNVKGDCDFLGSELDVIRLTGSLLKGYVKLNGTSIKEVHCHGVDFKGGISCMRAEFTKAVHFQESTFHESADFRATNLGGDVDFRGVIFYCGPTFREADIHAGNFRCIRSNSEISFYQAEFSGQTRISSCEQQIFDHFDIDDSEDEIESLNFNGAYFHGDLIIRDSKVNNDVALSRSDFNRNLHILNVEVGGNMEMISSVVRSRFVINSTEVNGDIEMVHSQLVCIVEFTELTANSLNLSRTELGKVSRITDMSLMGEFDISNVNQESDLIIEDSSIEKINAIASYFSNLHLHDIDIDSIGRFDSTTFDNFHIDPVDNGHIQIYSFLESTIKKGRIEHPSENQPFYDMTSTTLGPIDIIAPEGVESLSPFQFVETDFEGFDFTDHRQELEENNWEFDYSKVDVERRLGESDINIREVTDEELTEEMMYRFPDVSKEQKSQETTYLKAKIGAKEVGDYKSASEFLIQEMRMNRSRHRNTLSSESLIEQVPGTIQRDVNWRWIRSFLSYTTNSILDHSCGYGEKIWKIGGWMLLFIFVPAAIYPFTDVVNGTTGRTLSEGTVIEVAISSLYFSISTFTTLGYGDFQPRGDIARIVASTEAFGGVFLVGLLLYALGKQASR; from the coding sequence ATGAGTTCAAAGTGTTCGTTCTCAGTTAAAGATGAAAACACTCAGTATGAGTGTTCTCGTCCAGTTTGTGAGAAGAGCGAAGATAGATGCATATTCCATTTGGATGACGAAACACTAGAAGAAATCGATCAAAAAGAAGTTTTTGAGGAGTTTAAACGAGAAGTCGAAACAGAATCAAACCTCGATTTTAGAGGCATAAATATCCCCTATATTGATTTTTCTATGGTGAAAATACCTTCTGAATATTCCACCTGGTTTGACTTTGATCATGCCACAATTGGAACATTAGATCTTTCTAATTGCGATATTACGATTCCACTTTCGATTTTAAGTGCAGAAATCGATAAGATGGATCTGAGCGGGGCAAGAGTAACAAGCATAATAGAATGCACGGATTCGACGATAGGAACAGTAGACCTACAACATTTGATTAGCGACTCCGCAATTTCATTCAATGATTGTGATATTGAGGGAGATGTTAAATGTGGATCATCGAACCACCATATATTTAACATTATGAGGAGCAACGTGAAGGGAGATTGTGACTTTCTAGGATCAGAGTTGGATGTTATTCGACTCACCGGATCCTTACTCAAGGGATACGTCAAACTGAACGGAACATCAATTAAGGAAGTCCACTGTCACGGTGTAGATTTCAAAGGTGGAATCTCATGTATGAGGGCTGAATTCACTAAAGCAGTCCACTTCCAAGAATCAACGTTTCATGAATCTGCTGATTTCAGAGCTACTAATTTAGGAGGGGACGTTGATTTCCGTGGCGTGATATTCTATTGTGGACCCACATTTAGAGAAGCAGATATCCATGCAGGGAATTTCAGATGTATTCGATCTAACAGTGAGATCTCTTTTTACCAGGCAGAGTTTTCTGGACAAACTAGGATATCATCGTGCGAACAGCAGATATTTGACCATTTTGACATTGATGATAGCGAGGATGAAATCGAATCTCTAAATTTTAACGGAGCTTACTTCCACGGAGATCTAATTATTAGAGATTCTAAGGTAAATAATGATGTGGCATTATCTAGGTCGGACTTTAACCGTAACTTACACATCCTGAATGTAGAGGTTGGCGGAAACATGGAAATGATTTCTTCAGTTGTGCGGTCTCGATTTGTGATCAACTCCACAGAGGTGAATGGGGATATAGAGATGGTCCACAGTCAGCTTGTATGTATAGTTGAGTTCACCGAACTTACTGCCAATTCATTAAATCTTAGTCGAACAGAGCTAGGAAAAGTAAGCCGAATAACAGATATGAGCCTCATGGGGGAGTTTGATATTTCTAATGTAAATCAGGAATCTGACCTCATAATTGAGGATTCTTCGATAGAGAAGATAAATGCGATAGCAAGTTACTTCTCAAATCTCCACCTACACGATATCGATATAGATTCAATTGGGCGCTTCGATAGCACGACCTTTGACAATTTCCATATAGATCCAGTTGATAACGGCCATATCCAAATATATTCCTTTTTGGAGTCAACGATCAAGAAAGGTCGAATCGAACATCCATCAGAAAATCAGCCATTTTACGATATGACTTCCACTACTTTAGGCCCTATCGACATAATTGCACCAGAAGGCGTAGAAAGTCTTTCACCCTTCCAATTTGTGGAAACTGATTTTGAAGGATTTGACTTTACAGACCACCGGCAGGAATTAGAAGAAAACAATTGGGAATTTGACTATTCTAAGGTAGACGTGGAACGGAGGTTAGGCGAGTCAGACATCAATATAAGGGAAGTGACTGATGAAGAACTGACAGAAGAGATGATGTATAGATTCCCGGACGTTTCTAAAGAACAAAAATCACAAGAAACGACATATCTTAAGGCTAAGATTGGTGCGAAAGAGGTTGGGGACTATAAATCTGCGTCAGAATTCCTCATACAGGAAATGCGGATGAATAGAAGTCGGCATCGAAATACTCTATCCTCTGAATCACTTATTGAACAGGTTCCAGGCACAATACAACGAGACGTTAATTGGAGATGGATTCGGTCGTTCTTGTCATATACAACGAATAGTATATTGGACCATAGTTGCGGATACGGTGAGAAAATCTGGAAGATTGGTGGATGGATGTTACTATTCATATTTGTTCCGGCAGCCATATATCCATTTACAGACGTAGTGAATGGAACGACCGGAAGAACGCTATCAGAGGGAACAGTTATTGAAGTAGCTATTAGCAGCCTATACTTTAGTATATCAACATTTACTACTCTTGGATATGGAGATTTCCAACCAAGAGGCGATATTGCACGGATAGTCGCAAGCACAGAAGCCTTTGGAGGAGTATTTTTAGTTGGGTTACTCTTATATGCGCTTGGGAAACAGGCTTCAAGGTAA
- a CDS encoding (R)-citramalate synthase, translating into MVDLFGGNPNNTPTSVLDSDDRVQLLDTTLRDGEQAPGISLTPDEKADIARALDRADVPYIEAGSACTGEGERETIRKVTSLGLDATVTSFARGVKRDVDLALDCDVDGVTIVVPGSDKHIERKVGTTHDEVVEDTEELVAYAKDHGLWVEVIGEDGSRADLDFLERLMRAAYDAGADRLCYADTVGHAGPETTYSYVARLADIGPTSTHTHDDLGLGMTNVYASLAAGADLVHATVNGIGERAGNVALEEVAIALSHCYGVETAKLDELYELAQKVAMATGVPLPPNKAVVGENAFTHESGIHTDGTLKDDTMYEPYPPETVGRERRLVLGKHAGRAGVRAALEEHGVDVSEEELAAVVERVKALGDRGKRVTDADLLAIAEDVQGRERDRRVELVDLTAASGGGTPTASVRLRVDDEERVASGTGSGPVDAAVEAVRSALGPDADAQLDSYHVDAITGGTDAVVTVEVEMSRGDHSVTVAASDADITRASVDAMVNALDRLLQAEAEESKPAPQADD; encoded by the coding sequence GTGGTCGATTTATTCGGGGGTAACCCCAACAACACCCCTACATCCGTTTTGGATTCAGACGACCGGGTACAGCTTCTAGACACTACTCTGCGCGACGGAGAGCAAGCGCCGGGTATCTCGTTGACGCCCGACGAGAAGGCGGACATAGCCCGCGCTCTCGACAGGGCGGACGTCCCGTACATCGAGGCCGGGAGCGCCTGCACCGGCGAGGGCGAACGCGAGACCATCCGCAAGGTCACGTCGCTCGGACTCGACGCGACGGTGACGAGTTTCGCCCGCGGCGTCAAGCGGGACGTCGACCTCGCACTCGACTGCGACGTGGACGGGGTGACCATCGTGGTCCCCGGAAGCGACAAGCACATCGAGCGAAAGGTCGGCACGACGCACGACGAGGTGGTCGAAGACACCGAGGAACTCGTCGCCTACGCGAAGGACCACGGCCTCTGGGTCGAGGTCATCGGCGAGGACGGGTCCCGCGCGGACCTCGATTTCCTCGAACGCCTCATGCGCGCGGCGTACGACGCGGGCGCGGACCGCCTCTGTTACGCCGACACCGTCGGGCACGCCGGTCCGGAGACGACGTACTCGTACGTCGCTCGCCTCGCGGACATCGGCCCCACGTCCACCCACACCCACGACGACTTGGGGCTGGGCATGACGAACGTCTACGCCAGCCTCGCGGCGGGCGCGGACCTCGTTCACGCCACCGTCAACGGCATCGGCGAACGCGCGGGCAACGTCGCACTCGAAGAGGTCGCCATCGCGCTGTCGCACTGCTACGGCGTCGAGACGGCGAAGCTCGACGAACTGTACGAACTCGCACAGAAGGTGGCGATGGCGACGGGCGTGCCCCTCCCGCCGAACAAGGCCGTCGTGGGCGAGAACGCCTTCACCCACGAGAGCGGCATCCACACGGACGGCACGCTGAAGGACGACACGATGTACGAACCGTACCCGCCGGAGACGGTGGGTCGGGAGCGTCGCCTCGTTCTCGGGAAGCACGCCGGCCGCGCGGGCGTCCGCGCCGCACTCGAAGAACACGGCGTGGACGTGAGCGAGGAGGAACTGGCCGCCGTCGTCGAACGCGTGAAAGCGCTCGGCGACCGGGGCAAGCGCGTCACCGACGCGGACCTCCTCGCCATCGCCGAGGACGTGCAGGGCCGCGAACGCGACAGGCGCGTCGAACTGGTGGACCTCACCGCCGCCTCGGGCGGCGGGACGCCAACCGCGAGCGTCCGCCTCCGCGTGGACGACGAGGAACGCGTCGCCTCGGGCACGGGAAGCGGACCGGTGGACGCCGCCGTCGAGGCGGTTCGCTCCGCGCTCGGACCCGACGCCGACGCGCAACTGGACTCCTACCACGTCGACGCCATCACCGGCGGCACGGACGCCGTCGTCACCGTCGAGGTGGAGATGAGTCGCGGCGACCACTCCGTCACCGTCGCCGCCTCGGACGCGGACATCACCCGCGCCAGCGTGGACGCGATGGTGAACGCCCTCGACCGACTCCTGCAGGCGGAAGCCGAGGAGTCGAAGCCCGCGCCGCAAGCGGACGACTGA
- a CDS encoding DUF7269 family protein: MNLSDLTAAAGGVFVLGGLAGLAGFAVPGLNATTVFVTFVGLIAGVQGLRYALRRRNVTVFATETGDTERRYRVPVPGEDADRELSVAGGWRGGRGSSGVRERIRESAVETLVLRDNCTEAEAEARIDEGSWTDDPVAARYLGADAAVPLRTRIRLAVRGDVAAVRATRAVAAVERLRDGSDRRESEASRRARDGREAR, translated from the coding sequence GTGAACCTCTCGGACCTGACCGCCGCGGCGGGCGGCGTCTTCGTCCTCGGCGGCCTCGCCGGTCTGGCGGGGTTCGCCGTCCCCGGACTGAACGCGACGACTGTGTTCGTGACGTTCGTCGGCCTCATCGCGGGCGTTCAGGGACTCCGGTACGCCCTCCGGCGGCGGAACGTGACCGTCTTCGCGACGGAGACGGGCGACACGGAGCGTCGCTACCGGGTTCCGGTCCCGGGCGAGGACGCGGACCGGGAACTCTCCGTGGCGGGCGGGTGGCGCGGCGGTCGCGGGTCCTCCGGCGTCCGGGAGCGAATCCGCGAGTCGGCGGTCGAAACGCTCGTCCTCCGGGACAACTGCACCGAGGCGGAGGCCGAGGCGCGAATCGACGAGGGGTCGTGGACCGACGACCCCGTCGCGGCGCGGTATCTCGGGGCGGACGCGGCGGTTCCCCTCCGGACTCGCATCCGCCTCGCCGTCCGCGGAGACGTCGCGGCGGTTCGGGCCACACGAGCAGTCGCGGCGGTCGAACGACTCCGAGACGGGAGCGACCGGCGGGAGTCCGAGGCGTCACGACGCGCGCGCGACGGGAGGGAGGCGCGATGA